A stretch of DNA from Besnoitia besnoiti strain Bb-Ger1 chromosome II, whole genome shotgun sequence:
CGCCGGGATGCTGAGAAAAAATCTCGCCGCCCGTCACCTCATGCGCGCGACATCACTGTGGGCTGTCGGGTAGTCTTCGTGCGCGTGTCATGGCTCCTGCCTTGTAAATTCTCTGTTACCTGTGCCCCTGTGGAATTGATTTTTTTGCTCACGTGTGGCGCAGAATTCGGGTGCTTCGCGTGAAGAAAGGAAGCGGCGGTTTCCGTTTCTGTCGCACGTCCCTGTCTGAGAGCCTGTCGGTTCGCAGGCGGGCGCTCCACAAGACATACTTCCTAGCGGAGCAGCTGTACAGTAGAATTGTAGATTATTTCCGGTCACCGAAGGCAGATTTTTCCCAGTAGACAAAGGATGCCAGCTCCGACTCAGCGCCTTGACTTTCGGCGCCAGGACCACGGACTGTTTCGTGGTTGATGCGTGCCCGTAGCGGGACGCGCTGAGATACCCGTTGCCCTCGTTTCTTGACTGCTGTTGGTTTCTGTCCCAACGAATCTACCATGAGTGGCCCTGTCGTGCGCTTCGCGGACGGTGCCTGTGCACCCAAGTTGCATGGCAGTGCTGAGAAACCGTTAAAGAAGTCAGAAAGCACGGTCCGGTTGACTTCTTCGCTCACGTTGACCGTGAACGGCTGGCATCTTCCTCAACAATGGCATCGCCTGCAGGTGAGTCGGCTCTCCGCATTTGAAGCCAGTGCAACCAGGTTTCGAGTTCTCATGCAGGttgcgctgcagctgtcgGACTTTGGTCTTGGCGGTCGCGTTCCGCAGTTTTGAGGCATACTTGTCTGTCCGCGCTAGGgtccctgcgccgctggcgggtggtcgcggcgcttccgcaATTTGCTTTTTGCCAGCGGATCTTTTGTCTCTCAACTACGCAGACAGACTAGCGTTATTCAGATGAGCTGCAGAGGACTTTTGCAGTGATTATCCAGAAGGGAGGGAACGGTTGATAGCGCTCACGATACGGTTACAACGTGTAGCGGGTCATAAGCTAACTGGCAGTTTCGGTAGTGAGCGGGCGGCGTGCTGGATAACGGAGGCTTTTCACGCACGCACGTGGCTATAGGGTCCTCTTTTTCACTTTCTTGGATTGCGATGACCCAGAccaggagacagagaggtgCGTGCTGCGGGTTCTTTTCGCGCTTCCCGTCACTGCTCCCTTCTGTGGGGGGGTAGATCCGGACCCTCGATGTCTATCTAATTTGGAAATTGAACTTGTGTGTCTGTTGTCATGTGTGCCGTTTCGTCAGAAGCAGATCGCTTCTCTCGAGtgtctgccgcagacgcacgaCTCTACTGCTGCGCCATGCCGATTCGGGGCTGCTGTTGCCAAATTCCCGGCACCCTCCCGTGCCGGTCAATCACCTGCGCTCGCTTCCCACGGGTTGACCCGCGCAGTGCTGTCCGCTAACTCATGTACACACACCGCCCATTCATCTCATAGCAGAAGAAGCTCGATGGCAGCTTCAGGAGCGTCGATTCGACGTCGCGACACGTCGGTTGTTGCGGCCTCCACCCGCTGGATCCGAAACTGTACTCCGGGCCCCCGGCCTTCGCGTAAAAGCACGGCTGGAAGCACCGGGACTTCGGGAGCAGGCAACTCCgctcgtccgccgcagcgaagtTTGGCTATATGGGATACTCTTTCCCGCGAGCTTGTAAGCAGTTTTTCCAACGCACCGCCTCAGGCTACAAAGCCCACTAGTCAACCGCGCCGCGTGCTCAGTCGCCCAAGCCTGCGACCAAGTCATCGTCACAGCCCCCGCCGcagggacgaggaggccagTGTTCGTGGCACAGGGGCTGCTGGAGGTGCTCCCTCGGTCGCCGCGGGTACGACGAAGACTGGAAAGCCCTGCACTGCCACGAGATTGCTAACGGCTACCGAAGAAGTGGCTCGACAAACGACCGCATATTCAGCGGTGCCCTCGACTGCAAGCGTTGGCGCTCACTTGAGGAAGACAAGCCAGAAGCGTGGCCAATCAGTGCAGGGGGCCGGGGCGACGGCAGCCGTTTCAGCCTCCATCTCTGCTGGGCGTCTTCCTGCCGGAGCGAGCCACCGCCCTGAGCCGCCTAACAGCCGACTGAAGGGAAGCACAGAGACAACACCGCCTGGAGGGAGCGCGCAGGTGCCGATGGATCGAGGCACGCGTCTTTTCTGGCGAAAAGAACTGCCTCAGAAGCCAGAGCGGACCGAGCAGAAAGGGGGCATCGTGCATGCAAGCAAGCAGTCGACCGTGGTGTGCGGTCGCATCGACGATGGCCGCCTTGCCCAGCACCAGTTGCCAGGCAGCGGCAAAGAAAGCATCGGATGCGGAGCCACGCCGAAGCGAGGTAGTCTGGCAAAGCCAACTGTCAACTCCTCCGTCCGTCCAGTCGCACAGAGTGACACGTCAACTGCCCTACGCACTCGCACTCAGCTGGTGGCCAGGGTTCCTTCAGCTGCGCCAGGAAAGCCCGACCCATCCAAGTTGTCAGCGACGCCACACTCTAGTGTGCTCCCTTCGGCTTCTCCGGGTTCTGCCGGCCCCGGAGCGTCCGGGGGACTTGGAAGAAGTCGGGAGAGAATGCTTCCTGCTGCTAGACGGTCACGGTCAAAGCGGCCGCCGAACGTCCCTAAGTTAGATCTCCGGAAGTGCATTCAGTACCGTAGTAGTGATTAGAGACGTGTAGGCTGTGCAGTGCTGTGTGAAATCTCGGGAGACAACTATGACGATTTTCATGCAGAAAGGTGCCGTGACGGCTCCTCCGAACTTTGGATGTCTCTTGTGAAAACATACGTCGGACGGTTAGTTCTGAAGCCTCCAGAGAATGAGTGCCAACTCGAGGTCAGCCTCGATACGCAAACGTGATACGTCACGGCAAAACGGGTTAACAGCTTCCAGTATGAGGCGGATCGTACCGCAAACGAATACAACAGCAGCAGTATGTTCCGTTTCAATACCTACTGATGATCAAAGATAAAAACAATCGACACTTCGTTACCCAAATGTTCTTTCACTGCCTGTTTCTCGGCAGCTAATGCCTACCTTCCCTGTCTACGTACTCAGTGTAGGGAGAGGACGAACGATTTCTTTTATATATTAACATGGATTAACGGTCTGACCACGAAGGCAGTCCCTTGTGTCCTTAAAGCGGTGTGACGCATGTGACTTTCCGCTCAGTACACGTAACGCTTTTCAtacagagacgacgcggctgcagccccgccAGTACCTCCCTGGTACTTGCCAAGCTGGGCTTCGCTGTTCGCTTTTGCTCGCTCCAGCAGGACTTTCTGGGCAGTGTCTTTATTCGCGGGTTTCCCCTTCCACGCGCTGAGGCAGGAGGCCTGCAAAGCTCGGCCGtaggagaaggagagagtcCAGGGGTGATGTCCCATCTTGTTCATTGCGTTCAAATTGACggaggcctcctcctccgacTGACCGCCAGAAAGAAACATCACACCCGGCAACGCTGGAGGAACGGTGCGTCGGAGTGCGCGAACGGTGTAGAAGGCCACGTCCTCGGGTGAAGCCTTCTTCGGGCAATCTGAGCCCTGAGTTACCATGTTGGGTTTCAGCAACGCACCCTCTAGCAACACGTGGTGATCACTCAGAGCTTTGAAGACTGCTGCAAGCACGCGCTCAGTGACCTCGGCGCAGACAGTGATGTCATGTCTCCCGTCGGTGAGAATCTCAGGCTCAACTATCGGCACAAGTCTGTTGGCCTGGCAAATCGCTGCGTAGCGGGCGAGTCCGTGGGCGACCTCGAGGATAGACAAGTTGGAAGGTTTGCCTTTTGCCTGATCGATAGTAAGCACAGCGCGCCACTTCGCAAAGCGAGCACCTGCTTTGTAGTATTCTTGGCACCTTTCTGCTAGTCCGTCGAGGCCTAGAGTTGCTTTCTCGTCATCGGTGCAAGGGAGCGTGGCGAGGCCCTTGTCAACTTTTATTCCGGGAATAATTCCTTCGTTCTTCAACAGCTGGACCATAGGAACCCCCGACGGACTTTTCTGGAACAACGTCTCCTCAAAGAGAATTGCTCCACTGATGTAATTTCCGATGCCTTTGGAGGTGAACAGCAGGTCGCGGTAGAAAGCTCGATTGGCTTCAGTGTTGTCAACGCCGATGCCGTCGAAACGTTTCTTGATTGTTCCTGTAACGAGCACGTGGACGACGCATGACCTGTTTTTGTATCCTACGTTTTGTGGCTGTATTCCAACATGATTGAAACACTGCGGCTGTTGCTCTGGAGGAGGTCAGGCCTTCACTTTTCTCAGCCCTCCACAAACAACCAGACTCACAGTCCAAGCCCCAAAGGTGCGCACAGGTGCCACTGTCTCACTGGCCTTCGATATATTCGGAACTCAGCCGTTGTTGCTATCTATACCATTACTTAACCGTGCGCGTGTTTGCCACGGAGTAGTTATTGATACTGCTGCGATGTTTTCCTGATGCTACACTTTAGCTCGCTGATGCACCATGGGGTTGACAGCACGTCGCATCTAAATGTATTGCGACCTGTTTCGTCCCATTCTCGAAGTCGCAGCAACTTCTCTTACAAAACGCTCAGCATGGAGGCGCTGTCGTTTGTAGTCCCGCCCTACATACAGGCTCAAGTGGGTACGCTCTCCGAAGTAGTTAGGACTCCCTACCGGTCGATTCATCGGCCGCGAGAATGCCTTTGCCGGGCGAAGCAATCGCCTTCGCATTCTCCGCCAACTCCTTTGCAATGTCTTGAGAAATGTTCACCTGTTCAGAAAGGACCGTGCTACAcgcacgcaggcgctctCACTTTTCGCGTTTCCTGTAAGCTGCGCGTATCAATGTGGACGCCTACGTCTTGCCTGCGCTTCAACACATCCGCACGTGCGCTGATCGTTGGTGCACGCCGGCAATCCACCGTTCTTCCTTACCATTTCGCCAACTAACTTTGCCGCCGGTGCTCTGTAGCTTTGT
This window harbors:
- a CDS encoding hypothetical protein (encoded by transcript BESB_036930), giving the protein MSGPVVRFADGACAPKLHGSAEKPLKKSESTVRLTSSLTLTVNGWHLPQQWHRLQKQIASLECLPQTHDSTAAPCRFGAAVAKFPAPSRAGQSPALASHGLTRAVLSANSCTHTAHSSHSRRSSMAASGASIRRRDTSVVAASTRWIRNCTPGPRPSRKSTAGSTGTSGAGNSARPPQRSLAIWDTLSRELVSSFSNAPPQATKPTSQPRRVLSRPSLRPSHRHSPRRRDEEASVRGTGAAGGAPSVAAGTTKTGKPCTATRLLTATEEVARQTTAYSAVPSTASVGAHLRKTSQKRGQSVQGAGATAAVSASISAGRLPAGASHRPEPPNSRLKGSTETTPPGGSAQVPMDRGTRLFWRKELPQKPERTEQKGGIVHASKQSTVVCGRIDDGRLAQHQLPGSGKESIGCGATPKRGSLAKPTVNSSVRPVAQSDTSTALRTRTQLVARVPSAAPGKPDPSKLSATPHSSVLPSASPGSAGPGASGGLGRSRERMLPAARRSRSKRPPNVPKLDLRKCIQYRSSD
- a CDS encoding putative fructose-bisphosphate aldolase (encoded by transcript BESB_036940), which produces MVRKNGGLPACTNDQRTTVLSEQVNISQDIAKELAENAKAIASPGKGILAADESTGTIKKRFDGIGVDNTEANRAFYRDLLFTSKGIGNYISGAILFEETLFQKSPSGVPMVQLLKNEGIIPGIKVDKGLATLPCTDDEKATLGLDGLAERCQEYYKAGARFAKWRAVLTIDQAKGKPSNLSILEVAHGLARYAAICQANRLVPIVEPEILTDGRHDITVCAEVTERVLAAVFKALSDHHVLLEGALLKPNMVTQGSDCPKKASPEDVAFYTVRALRRTVPPALPGVMFLSGGQSEEEASVNLNAMNKMGHHPWTLSFSYGRALQASCLSAWKGKPANKDTAQKVLLERAKANSEAQLGKYQGGTGGAAAASSLYEKRYVY